From a single Sphingomonas oryzagri genomic region:
- a CDS encoding vWA domain-containing protein, with the protein MFVSFLDALRKAGIPASPKEHLALLEALDAEVIGQSPEEFYYLARAIYVKDEGLLDRFDQVFAEVFKGVIGEPTPEGEIPEDWLKAVTEKFLTPEEMEAIKSLGSWDEIMETLKKRLEEQQGRHQGGNKWIGTGGTSPFGNGGYNPEGVRIGGESRHKRAIKVWEKREFRNLDNSIELGTRNIKVALRRLRRFARTGAADELDLDATIAGTARKGYLDINMRPERRNAVKLLLFLDVGGSMDPFIKLCEELFSAATAEFKHLEFFYFHNCVYEGVWKDNRRRFQERTPTWDVLHKFGHDYKLLFVGDAQMSPYEITHPGGSVEHNNPEAGGVWLQRMTGVYASAAWLNPVPEAQWGYSQSTRLIREIMADRMFPLTLQGLDEAARSLSRKR; encoded by the coding sequence ATGTTCGTCTCCTTCCTCGACGCGCTTCGCAAGGCCGGCATCCCCGCCAGCCCCAAGGAGCATCTCGCTCTGCTGGAGGCGCTCGACGCCGAGGTGATCGGGCAGAGTCCGGAGGAATTCTATTATCTCGCCCGCGCGATCTACGTGAAGGACGAGGGGCTGCTCGATCGCTTCGACCAGGTGTTCGCCGAGGTCTTCAAGGGCGTGATCGGCGAACCCACGCCGGAGGGCGAAATCCCCGAGGACTGGCTGAAGGCCGTCACCGAGAAGTTTCTGACGCCCGAAGAGATGGAGGCGATCAAGTCGCTCGGCTCGTGGGACGAGATCATGGAGACGTTGAAAAAGCGGCTCGAGGAACAGCAAGGCCGCCACCAGGGCGGCAACAAGTGGATCGGCACCGGCGGCACCTCGCCGTTCGGGAATGGCGGCTACAACCCGGAAGGCGTGCGGATCGGAGGCGAGAGCCGCCACAAGCGGGCGATCAAGGTGTGGGAGAAGCGCGAGTTCCGCAATCTCGACAACTCGATCGAACTCGGCACGCGCAACATCAAGGTTGCGCTGCGCCGCCTGCGCCGCTTCGCGCGCACCGGTGCGGCCGACGAGCTGGACCTTGACGCCACCATCGCCGGCACCGCCCGCAAGGGCTATCTCGACATCAATATGCGCCCCGAACGGCGCAATGCGGTAAAACTTCTGCTGTTCCTCGACGTCGGCGGATCGATGGATCCGTTCATCAAGCTCTGCGAGGAGCTGTTCTCGGCCGCCACCGCCGAGTTCAAGCATCTCGAATTCTTCTATTTCCACAACTGCGTCTACGAAGGCGTGTGGAAAGACAATCGCCGCCGCTTTCAGGAGCGCACCCCGACGTGGGACGTGCTCCACAAATTCGGCCACGACTATAAATTGCTGTTCGTCGGCGACGCGCAGATGAGCCCTTACGAGATCACCCATCCCGGCGGCTCCGTGGAGCATAACAATCCGGAGGCGGGCGGCGTCTGGCTCCAGCGGATGACCGGCGTCTACGCCTCGGCCGCCTGGCTCAACCCAGTTCCGGAGGCGCAATGGGGCTATTCGCAATCGACACGACTGATCCGGGAGATCATGGCCGACCGGATGTTCCCGCTGACATTGCAGGGGCTGGACGAGGCGGCGCGATCGCTCAGCCGCAAGCGCTGA
- a CDS encoding AAA family ATPase: MRFTGTDRYVATDDLKVAVNAAVKLRRPLLVKGEPGTGKTVLAHEIAAATGAPLIEWHVKSTTKAHQGLYEYDAVARLRDGQLGDPRVHDIANYIRKGKLWEAFTSPALPVLLIDEIDKADIEFPNDLLQELDRMSFDVYETHETVTARERPIVVITSNNEKELPDAFLRRCFFHYIRFPDRDTMEAIVAVHFPDIEKRLVARALDIFYEVRDVPGLKKKPSTSELIDWLKLLLHEDMPMEVLAEKDIRKAIPPLHGALLKNEADVMLFERLAFLARRQGS; the protein is encoded by the coding sequence ATGCGCTTCACGGGCACCGACAGATATGTCGCGACCGACGATCTCAAGGTGGCGGTCAATGCCGCGGTGAAGCTGCGCCGCCCGTTACTGGTCAAGGGTGAACCGGGCACGGGCAAGACGGTCCTCGCCCACGAGATCGCAGCGGCCACCGGCGCCCCGCTGATCGAATGGCACGTCAAGTCGACCACCAAGGCGCATCAGGGCCTCTACGAATATGACGCGGTCGCCCGGCTGCGCGACGGCCAGCTCGGCGACCCGCGCGTCCACGACATCGCCAACTACATCCGCAAGGGGAAGCTCTGGGAGGCCTTCACCTCTCCCGCCCTCCCCGTTCTGCTGATCGACGAGATCGACAAGGCCGACATCGAATTCCCCAACGACCTGCTGCAGGAACTCGATCGGATGTCGTTCGACGTCTACGAGACGCACGAGACAGTGACTGCGCGCGAGCGGCCGATCGTGGTGATCACGTCGAACAACGAGAAGGAGCTGCCGGACGCGTTCCTGCGCCGCTGCTTCTTCCACTATATCCGCTTCCCCGACCGGGACACGATGGAGGCGATCGTCGCCGTCCACTTCCCCGATATCGAGAAGCGCCTCGTCGCCCGCGCGCTCGACATCTTCTACGAGGTGCGCGACGTGCCCGGCCTCAAGAAGAAGCCCTCGACCAGCGAACTGATCGACTGGCTGAAGCTGCTGCTCCATGAAGACATGCCGATGGAGGTTCTGGCGGAAAAGGACATCCGCAAGGCGATCCCCCCGCTCCACGGCGCGCTGCTGAAGAACGAGGCCGACGTGATGCTGTTCGAGCGGTTGGCCTTTCTCGCCCGGCGCCAGGGATCCTGA